One region of Streptomyces davaonensis JCM 4913 genomic DNA includes:
- the rpmI gene encoding 50S ribosomal protein L35, protein MPKNKSHSGASKRFKVTGSGKVLRERAGKRHLLEHKSSRVTRRLTGNAEMAPGDAKKIKKLLGK, encoded by the coding sequence ATGCCGAAGAACAAGTCGCACAGCGGTGCCAGCAAGCGCTTCAAGGTCACCGGCTCCGGCAAGGTGCTCCGTGAGCGCGCCGGCAAGCGCCACCTGCTTGAGCACAAGTCGTCCCGCGTGACGCGTCGCCTCACCGGCAACGCCGAGATGGCCCCGGGCGACGCCAAGAAGATCAAGAAGCTTCTCGGCAAGTGA
- the rplT gene encoding 50S ribosomal protein L20, translating to MARVKRAVNAHKKRRAILEQASGYRGQRSRLYRKAKEQVTHSLVYNYNDRKKRKGDFRQLWIQRINAAARANGITYNRFIQGLKAANVEVDRKILAELAVNDATAFAALVEVAQKALPADVNAPKAA from the coding sequence GTGGCACGCGTCAAGCGGGCAGTCAACGCCCACAAGAAGCGCCGGGCGATCCTGGAGCAGGCCTCCGGCTACCGCGGTCAGCGTTCGCGCCTGTACCGCAAGGCCAAGGAGCAGGTCACCCACTCGCTGGTCTACAACTACAACGACCGCAAGAAGCGCAAGGGTGACTTCCGCCAGCTGTGGATCCAGCGCATCAACGCCGCTGCCCGCGCCAACGGCATCACGTACAACCGCTTCATCCAGGGCCTGAAGGCCGCCAACGTCGAGGTCGACCGCAAGATCCTCGCCGAGCTGGCCGTGAACGACGCCACCGCGTTCGCCGCGCTGGTCGAGGTCGCGCAGAAGGCGCTGCCGGCGGACGTCAACGCCCCGAAGGCGGCGTGA
- a CDS encoding TrmH family RNA methyltransferase: MPSASPELISPRSPRVAAARRLAKRNFRGKERLFLAEGPQAVREAAGFEDTLVELFATVEAAERYADIIAEARAVGARVHLASEQVIADISTTVTPQGLVGVCRFLDTSFEEILAARPRLVAVLAHVRDPGNAGTVLRCADAAGAEAVVLTDASVDLYNPKAVRASVGSLFHLPVAVGVPVERAVAGLKDAGVRILAADGAGEDDLDDELDKGTMGGPTAWVFGNEAWGLPEETRALADAVVRVPIHGKAESLNLATAAAVCLYASARAQRASGGCRSVTES, from the coding sequence ATGCCTTCCGCCAGCCCCGAGCTGATCTCCCCCCGTTCCCCCCGGGTCGCCGCCGCGCGGCGGCTGGCCAAGCGGAACTTTCGGGGGAAGGAGCGGCTGTTTCTGGCCGAGGGGCCGCAGGCGGTGCGGGAGGCGGCCGGGTTCGAGGACACGCTCGTCGAACTGTTCGCCACCGTCGAGGCAGCGGAGCGGTACGCCGACATCATCGCCGAGGCCCGCGCCGTCGGGGCCCGGGTGCATCTGGCGTCCGAGCAGGTCATCGCCGATATTTCGACCACCGTCACGCCGCAGGGGCTGGTCGGTGTGTGCCGGTTCCTCGACACCTCCTTCGAGGAGATCCTCGCCGCCCGGCCGAGGCTCGTCGCCGTGCTCGCCCATGTGCGCGACCCCGGGAACGCGGGGACCGTGCTCCGGTGCGCCGACGCGGCCGGTGCCGAGGCCGTCGTACTGACCGACGCCTCCGTCGATCTCTACAACCCCAAGGCCGTACGCGCATCCGTCGGATCGCTGTTCCATCTGCCCGTGGCCGTGGGAGTGCCGGTCGAGCGGGCCGTCGCCGGGCTCAAGGACGCCGGGGTGCGCATCCTCGCCGCCGACGGGGCCGGGGAGGACGATCTCGACGACGAGCTGGACAAGGGAACGATGGGCGGGCCGACCGCCTGGGTGTTCGGCAACGAGGCCTGGGGGCTTCCGGAGGAGACCCGCGCGCTCGCGGACGCCGTCGTGCGCGTACCGATCCACGGGAAGGCCGAGAGTCTGAACCTCGCCACCGCCGCAGCCGTATGTCTCTACGCGTCGGCCCGTGCACAGCGCGCCTCCGGAGGGTGCCGCTCCGTCACCGAGAGCTAG
- a CDS encoding sensor histidine kinase, with product MSVGTSSAPGARDVRRPPAPRSGELAELGLDPDDLPDGLVVADEQGRVVCFNAAAERITAVSAAEALGQRLEEALPLEDLEGRRWWQLTDPYGGLAIRVRQPERNLLLPGGREVLVSVRYVRAEPTGPVRRVVVSLRDTEARRRTERSHAELIATVAHELRSPLTSVKGFTATLLAKWERFTDDQKRLMLETVDADADRVTRLIAELLDISRIDSGRLEVRRQPVDIGAAVGRHIQAYVAAGQPADRFLLRLEQPLPDLWADPDKVDQVLSNLLENAVRHGEGTVTIDVTPTASPREGEDTGTSVTVSDEGSGIPEESMNRVFTRFWRGSKRGGTGLGLYIVKGIVEAHGGTITVGRAVSGGAEFRFTLPVAAPAYLA from the coding sequence ATGAGTGTCGGCACGAGCAGCGCACCGGGAGCACGGGACGTGCGTCGCCCGCCCGCGCCCCGGTCCGGTGAGCTCGCCGAGCTCGGTCTCGACCCCGACGACCTCCCCGACGGACTCGTCGTCGCCGACGAGCAGGGGCGCGTCGTCTGCTTCAACGCCGCCGCCGAGCGCATCACCGCCGTCTCCGCCGCCGAGGCCCTCGGGCAGCGGCTGGAGGAGGCCCTGCCGTTAGAGGATCTCGAGGGCCGCCGCTGGTGGCAGCTGACCGATCCGTACGGCGGACTGGCGATCCGGGTGCGCCAGCCCGAGCGGAATCTGCTGCTGCCGGGCGGTCGGGAAGTGCTGGTGTCCGTGCGGTACGTGCGTGCCGAGCCCACCGGTCCCGTCCGCCGCGTCGTCGTCTCCCTCCGGGACACCGAGGCCCGCCGCCGCACCGAGCGCAGCCATGCCGAGCTGATCGCCACCGTCGCCCACGAGCTGCGCTCGCCGCTCACCTCCGTCAAGGGCTTCACCGCGACCCTCCTCGCCAAGTGGGAGAGGTTCACCGACGACCAGAAGCGGCTGATGCTGGAGACCGTCGACGCCGACGCCGACCGCGTCACCCGGCTCATCGCCGAGCTGCTGGACATCTCGCGGATCGACTCGGGCCGCCTTGAGGTCCGGCGCCAGCCCGTCGACATCGGTGCGGCCGTGGGACGGCACATCCAGGCGTACGTCGCTGCCGGACAGCCCGCCGACCGGTTCCTGCTGCGCCTTGAGCAGCCGCTGCCCGATCTGTGGGCCGACCCCGACAAGGTCGACCAGGTGCTGAGCAACCTGCTGGAAAATGCGGTGCGGCACGGCGAGGGAACCGTCACGATTGACGTCACGCCCACGGCGTCCCCCCGAGAGGGCGAGGACACCGGCACGTCGGTCACGGTGAGCGACGAGGGGTCCGGCATCCCGGAGGAGTCCATGAACCGCGTCTTCACCCGCTTCTGGCGGGGCAGCAAGCGCGGCGGCACCGGCCTCGGGCTCTACATCGTCAAGGGCATCGTCGAGGCCCACGGCGGCACCATCACGGTCGGCCGCGCCGTCAGTGGCGGCGCCGAGTTCCGATTTACGTTGCCCGTGGCCGCACCGGCGTATCTCGCCTGA
- the pheS gene encoding phenylalanine--tRNA ligase subunit alpha: protein MSAPNKSYDPVEVEALKPEEIERMRDEALAAFAAADSLDALQEAKVAHTGGTSPLALANREIGALPPHAKAAAGKLVGQARGAVNKALAGRQSELEAERDARVLVEEAVDVTLPHDRVPAGARHPLTTLSERIEDIFVAMGYEVAEGPQVEAEWFNFDALNIGPDHPARGEADTFFVEGPKGGTESGVVLRTHTSPVQIRSLLDRELPVYVICPGRVYRTDELDATHTPVFHQVELLAVDEGLTMSDLKGTLDHMVQSLFGEGMKTRLRPNFFPFTEPSAEMDMLCYVCKGESVGNPDRPCRTCSSEGWIELGGCGMVNPRVLTACGVDPEKYSGFAFGFGIERMLMFRHNVEDMRDMVEGDIRFTRPFGMEI from the coding sequence ATGTCGGCACCCAATAAGTCGTACGACCCTGTCGAGGTCGAGGCGTTGAAACCGGAAGAGATCGAGCGCATGCGGGACGAGGCGCTCGCCGCCTTCGCCGCCGCGGACTCCCTCGACGCGCTCCAGGAGGCCAAGGTCGCCCACACCGGCGGCACCTCCCCGCTGGCCCTCGCCAACCGCGAGATCGGCGCCCTGCCCCCGCACGCCAAGGCCGCCGCGGGCAAGCTCGTCGGCCAGGCCCGAGGCGCCGTGAACAAGGCGCTCGCCGGTCGCCAGAGCGAGCTGGAGGCCGAGCGCGACGCGCGCGTGCTGGTCGAGGAGGCGGTGGACGTCACGCTGCCCCACGACCGGGTACCGGCCGGCGCCCGCCACCCGCTGACCACGCTCTCGGAGCGCATCGAGGACATCTTCGTGGCCATGGGCTACGAGGTCGCCGAGGGCCCCCAGGTCGAGGCCGAGTGGTTCAACTTCGACGCCCTCAACATCGGCCCGGACCACCCGGCACGCGGCGAGGCGGACACCTTCTTCGTCGAGGGCCCCAAGGGCGGCACCGAGTCCGGTGTCGTGCTGCGCACCCACACCTCGCCGGTGCAGATCCGCTCGCTGCTCGACCGTGAGCTGCCGGTCTACGTGATCTGCCCGGGTCGCGTGTACCGCACCGACGAGCTGGACGCCACCCACACCCCGGTCTTCCACCAGGTCGAGCTGCTCGCCGTGGACGAGGGCCTCACCATGTCGGACCTCAAGGGCACCCTGGACCACATGGTCCAGTCCCTGTTCGGCGAGGGCATGAAGACCCGGCTGCGGCCGAACTTCTTCCCCTTCACCGAGCCGTCCGCCGAGATGGACATGCTCTGCTACGTCTGCAAGGGCGAGTCCGTCGGCAACCCCGACCGGCCCTGCCGCACCTGCTCCAGCGAAGGCTGGATCGAGCTGGGCGGCTGCGGCATGGTCAACCCGCGGGTGCTCACCGCCTGTGGGGTCGACCCGGAGAAGTACAGCGGCTTCGCCTTCGGGTTCGGCATCGAGCGGATGCTGATGTTCCGCCACAACGTCGAGGACATGCGAGACATGGTCGAGGGTGACATCCGGTTCACCCGGCCGTTCGGGATGGAGATCTGA
- the pheT gene encoding phenylalanine--tRNA ligase subunit beta, whose product MRIPLSWLREYVDLPATETGRDVQAKLISAGLEVETVEQLGDGLKGPLVVGQVLTIEELTEFKKPIRFCTVDVGQANGTGEPQEIVCGARNFQVGDKVVVVLPGAVLPGGFAISARKTYGKTSHGMICSSDELGMGDDGTKGIIVLPPETEVGKDAIELLELVDEVLDIAVTANRGDCLSIRGVARETAIAYGLPLRDPALLDVPAPNAFGYPVQVSDPMGCDRFTARTVIGLSPEARSPIWLRRRLQKVGMRPISLAVDVTNYVMMELGQPLHAYDRGLVQGTIGVRRAEEGEKIVTLDGVERKLHSEDLVITDDRGPIGLAGVMGGANTEIADHEDLENATSDVVIEAAHFDQVAIARTARRHKLSSEASRRFERGVDPAAAAAAAQRTVDLLVLLAGGTAEAGVTEVIAPSAPHTITVPANHPDKVAGVVYGRETVVRRLQQVGCDVYGQDELIVTVPSWRPDLLEQNDLAEEVIRLEGYENLPSTLPKPPSGRGLTHRQRLHRRVGRALAGAGYVEAPNYPFIGEQVFDQLGLDAEDPARRVVKLTNPLNDEEPALRTSLLPGLLGALRRNDGRGSHDLALFETGLVFLPREERRTAAHLPVDRRPTDEEIAELNSVLPEQPRHVAVVLAGAREQAGWWGAGRPAGWADAVQAARTVAAETGAELLVRSGQYGPWHPGRCAELAVVVDGAERVVGHAGELHPRVLKALGLPARTCAMELDLDALEQVGDGVPQAPSISSFPVATQDVALVVDKFVPHADVEAALREGAGSLLEAIRLFDVYENAEQLGDGKKSLAYALRFRASDRTLTVDEASAARDAAVALAGERTGAVLRG is encoded by the coding sequence ATGCGGATCCCGCTTTCTTGGCTGCGGGAGTACGTCGACCTGCCGGCGACGGAGACCGGCCGTGACGTACAGGCCAAGCTCATTTCGGCCGGACTCGAGGTCGAGACCGTCGAGCAGCTCGGCGACGGCCTCAAGGGCCCCCTGGTCGTCGGACAGGTGCTGACCATCGAGGAGTTGACGGAGTTCAAGAAGCCGATCCGCTTCTGCACCGTCGACGTCGGCCAGGCCAACGGCACCGGTGAGCCCCAGGAGATCGTCTGCGGCGCCCGGAACTTCCAGGTCGGCGACAAGGTCGTCGTGGTCCTCCCGGGCGCCGTGCTGCCCGGCGGCTTCGCGATCTCCGCGCGCAAGACCTACGGCAAGACGTCCCACGGCATGATCTGCTCCAGCGACGAGCTGGGCATGGGCGACGACGGCACCAAGGGCATCATCGTGCTGCCCCCGGAGACCGAGGTCGGCAAGGACGCCATCGAGCTGCTCGAACTGGTCGACGAGGTCCTGGACATCGCCGTCACCGCCAACCGCGGCGACTGCCTGTCCATCCGCGGCGTCGCCCGCGAGACCGCCATCGCCTACGGCCTGCCGCTGCGCGACCCGGCGCTGCTCGACGTGCCCGCGCCGAACGCCTTCGGCTACCCGGTGCAGGTCTCCGACCCGATGGGCTGCGACCGCTTCACCGCCCGCACCGTCATCGGTCTGAGCCCCGAGGCGCGCTCCCCGATCTGGCTCCGGCGGCGGCTCCAGAAGGTCGGCATGCGCCCGATCTCGCTGGCCGTCGACGTCACCAACTACGTGATGATGGAGCTGGGCCAGCCGCTGCACGCCTACGACCGTGGCCTCGTCCAGGGCACGATCGGCGTCCGGCGCGCCGAGGAGGGCGAGAAGATCGTCACCCTCGACGGTGTCGAGCGGAAGCTGCACTCCGAGGACCTGGTCATCACCGACGACCGCGGCCCCATCGGCCTCGCGGGCGTCATGGGCGGCGCCAACACCGAGATCGCCGACCACGAGGACCTGGAGAACGCCACGTCCGACGTGGTCATCGAGGCCGCCCACTTCGACCAGGTCGCCATCGCGCGTACGGCCCGCCGCCACAAGCTGTCCTCCGAGGCGTCCCGTCGCTTCGAGCGCGGCGTCGACCCGGCTGCCGCCGCCGCTGCGGCCCAGCGCACGGTCGACCTGCTGGTGCTGCTCGCGGGCGGCACCGCCGAGGCCGGGGTCACCGAGGTCATCGCGCCCTCCGCGCCGCACACCATCACCGTCCCGGCGAACCACCCCGACAAGGTCGCGGGCGTCGTGTACGGCCGTGAGACCGTCGTCCGCCGCCTCCAGCAGGTCGGCTGCGACGTGTACGGGCAGGACGAGCTGATCGTCACCGTCCCGTCCTGGCGGCCCGACCTGCTGGAGCAGAACGACCTGGCCGAAGAGGTCATCCGGCTCGAGGGCTACGAGAACCTGCCCTCCACGCTGCCCAAGCCGCCGTCCGGCCGTGGTCTGACGCACCGCCAGCGGCTGCACCGCCGCGTCGGCCGCGCGCTGGCGGGTGCCGGGTACGTCGAGGCGCCGAACTACCCGTTCATCGGCGAGCAGGTCTTCGACCAGCTCGGTCTGGACGCCGAGGACCCGGCCCGCCGGGTCGTGAAGCTCACCAACCCGCTCAACGACGAGGAGCCCGCGCTCCGTACGTCGCTGCTGCCGGGCCTGCTCGGCGCGCTGCGGCGCAACGACGGACGGGGCTCGCACGACCTGGCCCTGTTCGAGACCGGTCTGGTCTTCCTCCCGCGCGAGGAGCGGCGGACCGCCGCCCACCTGCCCGTGGACCGGCGTCCCACGGACGAGGAGATCGCCGAGCTCAACTCGGTCCTGCCCGAGCAGCCGCGCCATGTCGCCGTCGTCCTCGCGGGCGCCCGCGAGCAGGCTGGCTGGTGGGGCGCGGGCCGTCCGGCGGGCTGGGCCGACGCGGTGCAGGCCGCGCGGACCGTCGCCGCGGAGACGGGCGCCGAACTGCTCGTGCGGTCCGGGCAGTACGGGCCGTGGCACCCGGGCCGGTGCGCCGAGCTGGCGGTCGTCGTCGACGGCGCCGAGCGGGTCGTCGGCCACGCCGGTGAGCTGCACCCGCGGGTGCTCAAGGCGCTGGGGCTGCCCGCGCGCACCTGCGCGATGGAGCTGGACCTGGACGCGCTGGAGCAGGTCGGCGACGGTGTGCCGCAGGCGCCGAGCATCTCCTCGTTCCCGGTCGCCACGCAGGATGTCGCCCTCGTCGTCGACAAGTTCGTACCGCACGCCGACGTGGAGGCCGCGCTGCGTGAAGGCGCGGGTTCCCTGCTGGAGGCCATCCGGCTGTTCGACGTGTACGAGAACGCGGAGCAGCTGGGTGACGGCAAGAAGTCGCTGGCGTACGCGCTGCGGTTCCGGGCGTCGGACCGCACGCTGACGGTGGACGAGGCTTCGGCGGCTCGGGACGCGGCGGTCGCCCTGGCGGGCGAGCGCACCGGGGCTGTCCTGCGGGGCTAG
- a CDS encoding PP2C family protein-serine/threonine phosphatase: protein MIRIKAAVPRRLLALGLPTAWGATAITYKLACPLAQSDALGARVVTSAVFFAVGTGLILHVRQALLRELRQIRRVAGVAQRVLLRPLPPRIDGLNIAAAQLSADRGACVGGDLYEVIATEHGVRVVMGDVRGHGIAAVGTAAALLGSFREAVHDEPDLDRVLRRLERALDRHLRERSRDEHPAAEEFATVLLLEIRKDGEVWALNCGHPWPYLVSGTTVELLARADPLPPLGPFPLPHELPPVHAGRVLPGEALVLYTDGVEDARDARGQFFSLRAALVGAAHAQPNAPQLILRTVFRALMRHAGGTPADDIALLILRNDRTHPLGARGTARPATTHPQPTTHL from the coding sequence ATGATCCGTATCAAGGCTGCGGTTCCGCGTCGGCTGCTCGCGCTGGGGCTGCCCACCGCCTGGGGCGCGACGGCGATCACCTACAAGCTCGCCTGCCCGCTCGCCCAGTCGGACGCCCTCGGGGCGCGCGTCGTGACCAGCGCCGTGTTCTTCGCGGTCGGCACCGGCCTGATACTCCATGTCCGCCAGGCGCTGCTGCGTGAGCTGCGGCAGATCCGCCGGGTCGCCGGAGTCGCGCAGCGCGTGCTGCTGCGGCCGCTGCCCCCGCGTATCGACGGACTGAACATCGCCGCCGCCCAGCTCTCCGCCGACCGAGGTGCCTGCGTGGGCGGCGACCTGTACGAGGTCATCGCCACCGAGCACGGTGTACGGGTGGTGATGGGTGACGTCCGAGGGCACGGCATCGCCGCCGTCGGCACGGCCGCGGCCCTGCTCGGCAGCTTCCGCGAGGCGGTCCACGACGAGCCCGACCTGGACCGGGTACTGCGCCGACTGGAGCGCGCCCTGGACCGTCACTTACGCGAGCGTTCCCGCGACGAACACCCCGCGGCGGAGGAGTTCGCGACGGTCCTGTTGCTGGAGATCCGCAAGGACGGCGAAGTGTGGGCCCTCAACTGCGGGCATCCATGGCCGTATCTGGTGAGCGGCACGACGGTCGAGTTGCTGGCTCGCGCGGATCCACTGCCACCGCTCGGCCCGTTCCCGCTCCCGCACGAACTGCCGCCCGTTCACGCGGGTCGAGTGCTGCCGGGCGAGGCGCTCGTGCTGTACACGGACGGTGTCGAGGACGCACGCGACGCGCGTGGCCAATTCTTTTCCCTACGGGCGGCACTTGTGGGCGCGGCCCACGCCCAGCCCAACGCCCCGCAACTGATCCTTCGCACGGTCTTCAGGGCGCTGATGCGCCATGCGGGAGGGACACCGGCCGACGACATCGCGTTGCTGATCCTGCGGAACGATCGAACCCACCCTTTAGGGGCGCGGGGAACTGCGCGACCAGCCACAACGCACCCGCAGCCGACAACGCACCTTTAG